From Bradyrhizobium symbiodeficiens, the proteins below share one genomic window:
- the panE gene encoding 2-dehydropantoate 2-reductase — translation MRILVVGAGAIGGYFGGRLLQAGRDVTFLVRPRRAGELASAGLVIKSPNGDVTLRDPPTVQADALKDKFDVVLLSCKAFDLDDAIKSFAPAVGPNTAIIPMLNGMKHLDVLDAKFGKERVLGGLCAIAATLNEKREVVQLQPMQSLNYGERDGKLSDRVKAIDEAFKRGINGATASQNIMQDMWEKWVFLSSLAASTSLMRTSVGNILAAPGGRDFLLGMLDETSAIAAASGYPPGGPFFERVKGNLTAEGSPMTASMFRDIKAGLPVEADHVIGDLIARADAAKVPVPKLRIAYTHLKAYEKQRAG, via the coding sequence ATGCGTATCCTCGTGGTCGGCGCCGGCGCCATCGGCGGCTATTTCGGTGGCAGGCTGTTGCAGGCCGGCCGCGACGTCACCTTCCTGGTACGGCCGCGCCGCGCCGGCGAGCTCGCAAGCGCGGGCCTCGTCATCAAGAGCCCGAATGGCGACGTGACACTGCGAGATCCGCCGACGGTGCAGGCCGACGCGCTCAAGGACAAGTTCGACGTCGTGCTCCTGAGCTGCAAGGCGTTCGATCTCGACGATGCCATCAAATCGTTTGCGCCGGCGGTCGGACCGAACACCGCGATCATCCCGATGCTGAACGGCATGAAGCACCTCGATGTGCTCGATGCCAAATTCGGCAAGGAGCGCGTGCTCGGCGGCCTCTGCGCCATCGCGGCGACCCTGAACGAGAAGCGCGAGGTGGTGCAGCTCCAGCCGATGCAGTCGCTGAACTACGGCGAGCGCGACGGCAAGCTCTCTGATCGCGTCAAGGCGATCGACGAGGCCTTCAAGAGAGGCATCAATGGCGCCACCGCCAGCCAGAACATCATGCAGGACATGTGGGAGAAATGGGTGTTCCTCTCCTCGCTCGCGGCCTCCACCAGCCTGATGCGCACCTCTGTCGGCAACATCCTCGCAGCTCCCGGCGGCCGGGATTTCCTGCTCGGCATGCTCGACGAGACCAGCGCGATCGCTGCCGCGTCTGGCTATCCGCCGGGCGGGCCGTTCTTCGAGCGGGTGAAGGGCAACCTCACCGCCGAGGGCTCGCCGATGACGGCCTCGATGTTCCGCGACATCAAGGCCGGCCTGCCGGTCGAAGCCGACCACGTCATCGGCGACCTCATCGCGCGCGCCGATGCCGCCAAGGTGCCAGTGCCCAAACTACGCATCGCCTACACGCATCTCAAAGCGTATGAGAAGCAGCGGGCGGGGTAG
- a CDS encoding PQQ-dependent sugar dehydrogenase, with the protein MKFHRSVFQSVLALAAVALLAGTSAGHAQDKSKPLKKYESGTKEFWTHPPDDWFLGDETEAQKGLAPPSGPPTGASDAELANIIKKVKLPPGFKMEVYASGVLAARQMAWGDKGTLFVGSFGLGNVYAIKDNNGKKEVKTVLKGLNMPTGLAFRDGALYVIAVDKLIRYDNAEANLDKLGDGKVVYDDMPSYAAHGWKYIAVDKEGWFYIPFGPPFNIGIPPTSVSQIRRVDPKTGNAEIYALGVRNSVGGDVDPRTGKYWFTENARDWISDDLPSDKLNMINKMGEHFGYPYCHQGNLPDDKFAMGHKCSEFTPPVLNLGAHVAPLGMKFYTGDQFPAEYKNNILIAEHGSWNRHKYQGGRIMRVIVGPDGKNPKQEVFASGWIEGDQGYLGRPDDIILAKDGSILVADDWAGAIYRISYSKK; encoded by the coding sequence ATGAAATTCCATCGATCCGTCTTTCAATCCGTTCTGGCGCTTGCGGCCGTGGCCCTTCTCGCGGGGACCAGCGCTGGTCACGCGCAAGACAAAAGCAAGCCGCTGAAGAAATACGAATCCGGCACCAAGGAATTCTGGACCCATCCGCCGGATGACTGGTTCCTGGGCGACGAAACCGAGGCACAGAAGGGCCTCGCGCCGCCGTCGGGTCCGCCCACGGGCGCGTCCGATGCCGAGCTCGCCAACATCATCAAGAAGGTCAAGCTGCCGCCGGGCTTCAAGATGGAGGTCTATGCCTCCGGCGTGCTGGCCGCGCGGCAGATGGCCTGGGGTGACAAGGGCACGCTGTTCGTCGGTTCGTTCGGCCTCGGCAACGTCTATGCCATCAAGGACAACAACGGAAAGAAGGAGGTCAAGACCGTCCTCAAGGGCCTGAACATGCCCACCGGTCTCGCCTTCAGGGATGGCGCGCTCTACGTCATCGCAGTCGACAAGCTGATCCGCTACGACAATGCCGAAGCCAATCTCGACAAGCTCGGCGACGGCAAGGTCGTCTATGACGACATGCCGTCCTATGCCGCGCATGGCTGGAAGTACATTGCGGTCGACAAGGAAGGCTGGTTCTACATTCCGTTCGGACCGCCCTTCAACATCGGCATTCCCCCGACCAGCGTCTCGCAGATCCGGCGCGTCGATCCCAAGACCGGCAACGCCGAGATCTATGCGCTCGGCGTCCGCAACTCGGTCGGCGGCGACGTCGATCCGCGCACCGGCAAGTACTGGTTCACCGAGAATGCCCGCGACTGGATCAGCGATGACCTGCCCAGCGACAAGCTGAACATGATCAACAAGATGGGCGAGCATTTCGGCTATCCCTACTGCCACCAGGGCAATCTGCCCGACGACAAGTTCGCGATGGGCCACAAATGCTCCGAGTTCACGCCGCCCGTGCTGAATCTCGGCGCCCACGTCGCTCCGCTCGGCATGAAGTTCTATACCGGCGACCAGTTCCCCGCCGAGTACAAGAACAACATTTTGATCGCCGAGCATGGCTCCTGGAATCGCCACAAGTACCAGGGCGGTCGCATCATGCGCGTCATCGTCGGGCCTGACGGCAAGAACCCCAAGCAGGAGGTGTTCGCCTCCGGCTGGATCGAGGGCGACCAGGGCTACCTCGGTCGTCCCGACGACATCATCCTTGCCAAGGACGGATCGATCCTCGTGGCCGACGACTGGGCCGGCGCGATCTATCGCATCAGCTACAGCAAGAAGTAG
- a CDS encoding c-type cytochrome, translating to MRRKLSLSAIGALSLAALAFIPAQAADNSAIKEKVSVCAGCHGENGVSQTENIPSLAGQPDQFLQWQLVFFRAGSRKNEQMQPIVEQLTNEDIRNLGAYFSQLPPPKGSEDADPDMSKKGAQVAAGRRCASCHTDSFAGTKGVARLAGQREEYLVKALHDYKAGLRVGGGVAAMADVAYRMSDEEITAVSHYLAHLK from the coding sequence ATGCGCCGCAAGTTATCTTTGTCCGCAATCGGTGCGCTATCGCTTGCGGCGCTTGCATTCATCCCGGCCCAGGCCGCGGATAATTCCGCGATCAAGGAAAAAGTCTCGGTCTGCGCCGGCTGTCACGGCGAGAACGGCGTTTCGCAGACCGAGAATATTCCCTCGCTGGCCGGCCAGCCCGATCAGTTCCTGCAATGGCAGCTCGTGTTCTTCCGCGCCGGCTCGCGCAAGAACGAGCAGATGCAGCCGATCGTCGAGCAGCTCACCAACGAGGACATCCGCAATCTCGGCGCCTATTTCTCGCAGCTGCCGCCGCCGAAGGGTTCGGAGGACGCGGATCCCGACATGTCGAAAAAGGGTGCGCAAGTCGCCGCCGGCCGCCGCTGCGCCTCATGCCATACGGACAGCTTCGCCGGCACCAAGGGGGTCGCGCGACTGGCGGGCCAGCGCGAGGAATATCTGGTCAAGGCGCTGCACGATTATAAAGCCGGCTTGCGCGTCGGCGGCGGCGTCGCCGCGATGGCCGATGTCGCCTATCGCATGAGCGACGAGGAGATCACGGCGGTCTCACACTATCTCGCGCATTTGAAATAG
- a CDS encoding 2-hydroxychromene-2-carboxylate isomerase: MTRIAPQFLFDFGSPNAYLSHLAIPAIEQRIGVKFEYVPILLGGIFKSTNNRSPAETLAGIKNKREFQQVETERFIKRFHVQPYVWNPHFPVNTLNLMRTAIAAQLEGVFEEYVAAAFHHMWREPKKMDDPEVAAKALASSGLDAQKLFARAQEPEVKGRLIKNTEEAVARGAFGSPTFFVGNEMFFGKEQLREVEEMVSGK; encoded by the coding sequence TTGACCCGCATAGCCCCGCAGTTCCTGTTCGATTTCGGCAGCCCCAACGCCTATCTCAGCCACCTCGCGATCCCCGCGATCGAGCAGCGCATCGGCGTCAAGTTCGAATACGTCCCGATCCTGCTCGGCGGCATCTTCAAGTCGACCAACAACAGGTCGCCGGCCGAGACGCTCGCCGGCATCAAGAACAAGCGCGAATTCCAGCAGGTCGAGACCGAGCGCTTCATCAAGCGCTTCCATGTCCAGCCCTATGTCTGGAATCCGCACTTTCCCGTCAACACGCTGAACCTGATGCGCACGGCGATCGCCGCGCAGCTCGAGGGCGTGTTCGAAGAATACGTCGCGGCGGCCTTCCACCACATGTGGCGCGAGCCGAAGAAGATGGACGACCCCGAAGTCGCGGCGAAGGCACTGGCGTCCTCCGGCCTCGACGCCCAGAAGCTGTTCGCCCGGGCTCAGGAGCCGGAGGTGAAGGGCAGGCTGATCAAGAACACCGAGGAAGCGGTCGCCCGCGGCGCGTTCGGCTCGCCGACCTTCTTCGTCGGCAACGAGATGTTCTTCGGCAAGGAGCAGCTGCGCGAGGTCGAGGAGATGGTGTCGGGAAAGTGA